CGGTTGCGGGATCGTCACCGGGACAAGCGGGATCCTTTCGGCGGCATACGATGCGCTATCCATGGAAAATTCCATGCGGAGCCGCCGCGGCCTGTTGCATTTTGGCGGGGGGGTGGCGGCCTTTGCAGCCTTCGCCGTTCTCGCCGCGGGATACCGTGAAGGCTCGGAATACGGCGTCATGAAATATTCGGAATCTTTCCGCGCCGCGCACGGGGACACCCGTGCGGTTTATGACTGGATAACGACGAACACGAAACCAGACGATGCGTTTTTGTGCGAATGGGACGTGGCGGCCCGGCTGATCAACGCCACTGGCCGCAAACTGGTCGCCAACATGATCTGGTACTCAAATCTGTATGTGGATTTTCAGCAGCGGATCGAGGAGAAGAACGCGATGTTCGACGCATTGAAAAACCGCGACGAAAAAACGTTCCGGCAACTGGCCGGCAAGCGGAACGTCCGATTCGTACTGCTGCAAAAACGCGAATGTCTGTCCGATCCAAACGGGCATGAAATCGCGAGCGAGGCATGCGACGCCTTGGGGCTTCCGTTTATCGAGCGGGTGTTCGTGGCGGGGCGCTACTCGGTATATCGGGTGCGGGACGGGTGAGTCAGCCGGGGCGGATCGGACCGATTTGACGGATCCGACCGATCCGACGGATCGCTTTTTTGGCATTACAGATGCCAGGGGGCGCGCATGGCGCGGGAAAGCATGCGGTTGGCTTCGTCGTCGGCGATAAATCGTTCCTTGGCGGGATCCCACCTCAGGCGGCGCTTGAGCCGCATGGCAATGTCGGCCAAGTGGCAGATGGTGTCGGATCGGACGGCTTGGTCGATCGGGCAAATCGTTTCGCGGCGCGATCGGACACAATCCAAGAAATTCTGCACGTGGTTGATGCTTTTATACAGGCGCGGTTCGCCGGGATCGAATACCGTGCGCAGGAGTGACTTCGGTTCGGCGTCAATCAGGCCGAGACTGACGAATACCCAGCCCTTGTCGCCCTCGAAACGGACTCCCATGGGATTTTCGACATCGTCGGTGAGATGCATCACGACGCCGTTGGAAAAGGTGTGCCGCGTATTATAGGCGATGGCGCAATCCGTCAGTCCTTCTTCCGGGAAAACGCCCCAGCCCTCGATTTCGACCGGTCCCGTGTGTTCCGTGCCGTTTCCCCATTGGGCGATGTCGGCGAAATGGATGTTTTGGCCGGCCACGAAACCCAGCGTATAGTCCGAGATATGCCACCAGTAGCGATTGACAATCCGGTTCTCGGTGTAGGGCGCAAGGGGCGCCGGACCGAGCCACAGGTCGTAGTCGAGCCATTCGGGCACGGGCATGGGCGGAAAATTCGGCGACCGTTTGCTCGCGTCGAGCGCGACGCGGATGGTGTGCAGCCTGCCGATGCGGCCGTTGCGCACCAGTTCGCACGCAAACCGGAAATTTGCCTCGGACCGATGCTGCGTGCCGAACTGGAAGACATTGCCGCGGGCGTGAATGGCGTCGCGAAGGGCCTTGTCGTGTTCGACGGCAAGCCCCAGCGGTTTTTCGACGTACATGTCCTTGCCGGCCCGGGCCGCTTCCAGCGCAATGGGAACATGCCAATGATCCGGCGTCGCACAATGGATGATGTCCAGGTCCGGTCGCGCAATCAGTTCGCGAAAATCATTGTAGGCGGCGCAGCCTTTTCGTCCACCGGCTTCCTCCACTCTCCGGCGCGCCTCTTCACGTCTCAGGGCGTTCACGTCGCATACGGCGACGACGCGCGCGTCCGGACTGGCCATGAACATTTCCATGACCGCCCGGCCCTGCGGTCCCATGCCCACCGTGCCCACCGTAAGCTTTTCGTTTGCCCCGAACGCCGAAGACGGCACGACATACGGCCCGGCCATGGCCGCGCAGGCGCCTTTCAAAAAGTCGCGCCTTGAAAACGTTTTCTTTTCATTCATGGCTCGGCGCCTAGGTTTGTGTCCGACGAAACATGATCACGGCCAGCGAGAAAAACAGGATGTTGGCCAGCCAGGCCGCCGCGATGGGCGGTAAGCGATCCGCGGCTCCAAGCGCCATGGACAGCCGGAACGCCAGAAGGTAGGCCAGCGCGATGGCCGTGCCCACGCCGAAGCCGATGGCAAGGCCGCCGCGGCGCAGACGCATCGCAAACGGAACCGCCAGCAGCAGCATGACAATGCCCAGAACCGGCTGGGCAATCTTCGCATGCAGTTCCGCGAGCGGACCTGACACGGGTATGCCACGCGCCTGCGCGCGTTCGATGTCGCGCGCCAGTGCCGCGAAAGGCTTGGTTTCCGGCGGCTCGTCGAGCGCGAAAAGGTCTTCCGGCGTTTCTTGGATGGGGGCCGGCTGGAGTGTAATCCGGTTGACAGGTCCCTGCCAGTCGTTTTTCGGGTCAAGCATGAGCCAGCGACCGTCTTCGATCATCCAGCGCCGCGTTTCGTCGTCCCAGTAAATGCGTTTTGCGAGGATCTGCTGGACGCTTTCGGGACGGTTCGAGTGCAGAAACACGTCCTCGCCCGTCAGGGCCGTCTTGTTGAATTTCATGATGTGGCAGGTCCAACCGCCTTCCAGGCTTGGCCAACTAATGCCTTTCCGGCTGTTCTGTTGCGCCCGCGAGAAATAGCGGGACTCGATCTCCCGGGCTTTCCGGTTGGCGGGCGCCCCAAGAATATCCTGCGCTACGAAGAGGATGATGGCAAAAACGACGGCCACGACGAGCGGCCCACGAATCAAGCGGCGCAGGCTGATCCCGCCGGCGAACGCGGCCGTGATTTCGTTGTTCTGGGCGGCTTCCCC
This DNA window, taken from Candidatus Hydrogenedentota bacterium, encodes the following:
- a CDS encoding LptF/LptG family permease is translated as MTLLDRYYGRRLAATLVKAIAALVFIFILIDLLTHRRGQIMRYDIPWTIVFSYYLAYIPQILYTYQIGALSMLVVTLLVLGEAAQNNEITAAFAGGISLRRLIRGPLVVAVVFAIILFVAQDILGAPANRKAREIESRYFSRAQQNSRKGISWPSLEGGWTCHIMKFNKTALTGEDVFLHSNRPESVQQILAKRIYWDDETRRWMIEDGRWLMLDPKNDWQGPVNRITLQPAPIQETPEDLFALDEPPETKPFAALARDIERAQARGIPVSGPLAELHAKIAQPVLGIVMLLLAVPFAMRLRRGGLAIGFGVGTAIALAYLLAFRLSMALGAADRLPPIAAAWLANILFFSLAVIMFRRTQT
- a CDS encoding Gfo/Idh/MocA family oxidoreductase, coding for MNEKKTFSRRDFLKGACAAMAGPYVVPSSAFGANEKLTVGTVGMGPQGRAVMEMFMASPDARVVAVCDVNALRREEARRRVEEAGGRKGCAAYNDFRELIARPDLDIIHCATPDHWHVPIALEAARAGKDMYVEKPLGLAVEHDKALRDAIHARGNVFQFGTQHRSEANFRFACELVRNGRIGRLHTIRVALDASKRSPNFPPMPVPEWLDYDLWLGPAPLAPYTENRIVNRYWWHISDYTLGFVAGQNIHFADIAQWGNGTEHTGPVEIEGWGVFPEEGLTDCAIAYNTRHTFSNGVVMHLTDDVENPMGVRFEGDKGWVFVSLGLIDAEPKSLLRTVFDPGEPRLYKSINHVQNFLDCVRSRRETICPIDQAVRSDTICHLADIAMRLKRRLRWDPAKERFIADDEANRMLSRAMRAPWHL